Proteins encoded by one window of Bacillus rossius redtenbacheri isolate Brsri chromosome 14, Brsri_v3, whole genome shotgun sequence:
- the LOC134538987 gene encoding SPRY domain-containing SOCS box protein 3: MAAPLRHGCEDCWAWNRRDRSPEVRLYGPGPRTAYFHPDWSSGTAGVRGDTALGRGRHYWELRVSQRVFGTAMMFGVATRRARLHADAFTSLLGEDEHGWGLSHKGELWHAGRSARYARPFRENQATTVGVLFDGAAGTVTFYKDGACLGVAFSGLDRVREPLYPAVCSTAAKTQMTLAEARRDFESLQDRCRVVILRAVRCQGRLEGLSLPAALRAYLREPLVPAPALLRDPV; this comes from the coding sequence ATGGCGGCGCCGCTGCGCCACGGCTGCGAGGACTGCTGGGCCTGGAACCGGCGGGACCGCAGCCCTGAGGTGCGGCTGTACGGGCCCGGCCCGCGCACCGCCTACTTCCACCCCGACTGGAGCTCCGGCACCGCCGGGGTGCGCGGGGACACGGCGCTGGGCCGCGGCCGCCACTACTGGGAGCTGCGCGTGTCCCAGCGAGTGTTCGGCACGGCCATGATGTTCGGCGTGGCGACCCGGCGCGCGCGGCTGCACGCCGACGCCTTCACCAGCCTGCTGGGCGAGGACGAGCACGGCTGGGGGCTGTCGCACAAGGGCGAGCTGTGGCACGCGGGGCGCAGCGCGCGCTACGCCAGGCCGTTCCGCGAGAACCAGGCCACCACGGTGGGCGTGCTGTTCGACGGCGCCGCCGGCACGGTCACCTTCTACAAGGACGGCGCGTGCCTGGGCGTGGCCTTCAGCGGGCTGGACCGCGTGCGCGAGCCGCTGTACCCGGCCGTCTGCTCCACGGCCGCCAAGACGCAGATGACGCTGGCCGAGGCGCGGCGCGACTTCGAGAGTCTGCAGGACCGCTGCCGCGTGGTCATCCTGCGGGCCGTGCGCTGCCAGGGGCGCCTGGAGGGTCTCAGCCTGCCCGCGGCCCTCAGGGCGTACCTGCGCGAGCCCCTGGTGCCGGCGCCTGCCCTGCTGCGCGACCCCGTGTGA